TTAAATATTTAGGTCACTTAACGTATTTAGCTAACACTGTTGCCATTGAATTAGCAATTTTACGAGAAGTTTGTCCTTTCAATGCATATCCACCCATATAGAATCCTAGATAAGAAACCTCTTGTAATTCTTCTGCAATTGGGCATAATCCCTTCGAATAATCTGTTTTAACAGTTTCGAGCGTCCATGGAAATCCGGTAGACCCATAAGCGATTTTTTGCTGAAAAATTGGTAAGAGATGTAGGTTTTGATATTTTGTGGAGATACCAAGAATTCCATTTTTCTTTAGTTCTTCTGCAAGAATAAATTTGTTCACTCTCATTTTGTCTTTAACAATTTTAAGTGGGTAAACATAATACGCATGCGTATTTTCTTGCGGCACTTTTGGTGTAACGATACCAGGCAGATCCTTAAGAATTTGATTAAACTCTGACGCGTTTTCTTGTCTCTGGTTAACAATACTTTTCAGTTTCTTAAGTTGCTCTATGCCAATAGCCGCTTCAATTTCTCCCATTCTAAAATTGTAGCCAACGATATTTATGAGATTTTTTGAATTATCTGTCTCAATTACTGATTCACCATGGTTTCTGATTAACCTAATCCTTTCCGCAAGGTCCGGATTGTTTGTGACAACCATCCCACCTTCACCAGTATGGATATGTTTATGATAGTTGAGACTAAAAACTCCGATATCGGCTATAGTTCCTGCAAACTTGTTTTGATAAAGTGCTCCTGGTGCTTGGGATGTGTCTGATATAACCCTTAATTTATAACGAGTTGCTAAATTCATAATTTCAATCATTTCGCAAGATTGTCCGAATATGTCAACAGCTAAAATCGCCTTAGTTCTTGGGGTGATTTTGGAGGCGATACTTGTCGCAGAAATGCAAAAAGTGTCGGGATCTATATCTGCAAAAATCGGAATTGCATTCCAATGTAAAATTGCCATGGCAGTTGCTGACATTGTCCAAGGCGATGTTATAACTTCGTCTCCAGGTTCTATTCCGATGGCGCCTAGGGCTGCAATTAATCCAGATGTAGCCGAATTCACTGATAACGCATGATTTGTTTCAAAATAACTTGCCCATTTTTCTTCAAATTCTTGAATCTTTTTACCGCCATTAAAGTCCGGATGTTTCGAACCCAGAAATCTTGAAAGCTCGCCTGATCTCATAACAGATTTCACGGCTCGCATCTCTTTCTTACCTATGCTGTTATGCGGTTCAAAGCATTTGTTAATGTTCATTTTTCCCTCTCATCAAAAAATCAATCCAATCCTTAAATGATGGGATTTAGAACAGAAATAGTTTGCAGGGCCCGCTCTCCTGAACAGACTGCGAATTTCTTACCACTTAAGTAATTGTTAATTTGATTTAGTACATCGGTTTGTAATTCGCCTATTTCGATAGGAAATTCTTGTGCCATGGTCTCAAGCATACTATTATTTTTAAAAATTATATCGTTGATGCAATTTCTCACCGTAAAACCACCTATCTCTCTACTCAATTCAAAACTAAAATCTTTGAAGAAAATTCTGAATCCATTTACTTTCGCTCCCCCGCATTCTATTGGCGTTACACTTACAGACCCATTTGGGAATAACAATATTCCGTGGGGGTTATCCGGGTCTGAATCGTCAAAATCTCGTGGGTTAAATCTAACAAACTTATCTGCTGGTCCCAATAAGAATTCGAGTAAGTTAACAAAATGCGAACCGTTATTTAGCAATCCTCCTTGATACCAGATGTTTCCACTGAAAGAACCAGATATATCCTGTTTATCTAGCCATTCTTTGAAATTCAATGTACCTTGGCTTGAATTTCTCATGTAATTCACGAAAAGCTTGGTTCCATTTTCTTGGCATAATCGGATGATTTTTGAAGCTTCTTCGACATTTTTAGCTAAAGGTTTTTCTATGAGGATTACTCGCAAAGTCTTAGCGCCTAATAGTTCTTCGACTAGGCTAAGTCTTACTTGAGTCGGGGTTGAAATGATAGCTAATTCTGGTGAAGTGCTTGTAAGCGCTTCATTAACATTGGCAAAACTTCTTGATATAAAGCTTTTTTCAAAAATTTTCCGTACGTTACTATCTGAATCTACTCCAGCGGCTAACTTAAAATTACGACTGTTGTTTACTGCCCCTGCGTGACTAAGTTTGGATTTTGAATCTGATCTCGCTAAGTCATACCCCATGCCCATTTTTCCAAGTCCTATAACGAGCGTAGAAATTTGCAAGAATTCTCCAATTTTTGACCAAATTTACAAGTTGAATCGTACTATTGAGAAACACTATAGTTAGTACATTCCAGATGGAGACAAGCCAAATGAATTCAAGAATTGCAGTTATTCCTGCAAGAGGTGGCTCCAAGAGACTACCCGGCAAGAATATACGCACGATGGAGGGAATCCCTCTTATCGGTCGGACCATTAGCTTACTCTTAGAAAGTAATTTTTTTGATGAAGTGTTTGTTACCACCGATAATCAAGAGATTGCGAAAATTTCCAAGGAATTTGGTGCCACCATCCCATTTCTTCGAGACAAGAACCTCTCGGACGATTTCACTCCAACCCAACCTGTTATTAGTAATTTCTTATCTGAACTTAGCTCCAAATTAGCAATTGATCCTGAATTCTGCTGTTGTGTATATTCCTCGGCATTCATGCTTCCAAAGCATGTTTTTTCGGAAACATTCAATCTTTTGACTGCAAAAAACGATTGTGATTTTGTAGCGACCATTCTTAAATATTCGCACCCAATTCAAAGAGCAATGACTCTAAATAAGGTTACAAACGCTGTAACTTTTTTGAATCCGGAAAATTTGGCTACTAGAACCCAGGATTTAGCTGAGACTTACTTTGATGCAGGTCAGCTATATTGGGGAAGAAGTAAGGCTTGGAAAGAAATGCGCCCTATTTTTGATAAAACAACCGTGGGCTATCCACTAGAATTGAACTCAGTTGTTGACTTAGATTCACAAGATGACTGGCTCAAAGCCGAAGAATTGTTCAAGGTTCGGAATTTTCAACAATGATTGAACCAATTACATCAAACTTAAGCCTAATTTTTTATTACTATGAATAATAGTAGTCTGAGATTTGCTGTACTCACATCTACAAATTTTCCACTTAAAGAGTACATCTTCGCAAAGCTTTTATCAGCGAATTTACTACCTGATGTTATATTTGCAAAAGAAAATGGAATTAATCAAACGGATCAAGGCTTACTAAAGAATCGATTTGAATCCCTGATAAGAAAATCAAATAATGGAAACACTTCAAATATGTTTTCAGAGGTAAACATCGCGACTTTTGGTGATCCCGAAGTGCAGAAAATTCTAGTCGAAAAAGATATTAAATTTGCAGTAAACCTTGGATTAGGAGAAAAATTGAAATCGAAAGATCTATTAGAACTCGACATGGGTGTTATAAGTTGCCATCCTGGGAGATTGCCAGATTATAGGGGTTCAATGTGTCCTGAATGGGCTTTATTGCAAGGAATGCCAATATATAATTCCATTTTTAAAATGAATCATGAATATGACGAAGGACCAGTGTTGCTGGAAAAGGAAGTGGTATTGAATTATCCAATTAGTTATGAAGATTTCAGAACAAAAATCTTCACGGAAGGCGTAGAACTTCTTACGGAAGCCATTTCTTCATTGATTTCTTCCAAGCTATCTACGGCTAATTTTAGGGACCAAGGTGTCGGCACTACATTTAGACCAATGAATTCTGATACGTTTAACACCATAAAAGAGAGATTTTTTACAATTGATACTTCTAGTGAGGAAAGTTTAGAATGAGTTTCAGTCTACCAATTCCAAATTTACAGTATTGCGTCCGTTGTTGCATGCCCGAAACAAACGAAGGCGTGGCCTTCGATAAATTTGGACAATGTTATGCCTGTATTTCGAGTGAGCAAAAAATAAGAATTGATTGGGTTTCAAGAGAATTGGAATTGCGAAAACTTTTGGATCATTACAAGTCTTTAGAAAATGACTATGATTGTATTGTTCCAATAAGTGGCGGAAAAGACAGTACATTTCAATTACATGTACTTACCAAAGTATACAAAATGCGAGTCTTAGCAGTGACTTTTAGCCATAATTGGTTTACAGAGGTTGGTAAGTATAATCTTCAAAATGCAATAGAAAAATTCGACGTTGATCACATAATGTATACACCATCCCGAAATCTAGTCAACAGGATTGCCAGGGAATCATTATTTACAATAGGAGACTCTTGTTGGCATTGTCATGCAGGAATTGGCGCTTTCCCGCTGAAAGTAGCTGTTGATTATAAAGTACCACTACTTATTTGGGGTGAATCAGTTTCTGAACTATCTGGTCGCTCTACTCTTGGAAATCCCATTATAAAGTTTGACAGAGATTATTTCTTGAAAGTTTCATCTAAAGTTAAGGCTGAAGTATTAGTTGGTGAGAGCTTGAATGAGAGAGAATTAAGACCTTTCGTTCCTCCCGAAGCCGAGGTCATAGAGAATTTGGGTGTAGTTGGAATACACCTTGGAGACTATCTTTTTTGGGATGATGAAAGGCAGATGGAATTTGTCCGCGACGAGTATGAGTGGAAGCAATCAAAAGTAGAGGGAACCTATAAGAATTATAAGAGTGTGGAATGTAAAATGGCAGGTGTCCATGATTATTCTAAGTTTCTTAAAAGAGGATTCGGAAGAGCCACCGATCATGCTTCTGCAGATATTCGCGCTGGATTATTGACGAGAGAACAAGCTTTTGAGCTAATTATGCAACATGACGGCAAGAGGCCAGATGCCCTAGATTTCTATTTGGAGATTACAGGGTTCACCGAAAATGAATTTGAGATAGTTTTGGCAAAATTTAGAGATGGTTTGAAGTTAAGAACTATGTCGGAAATGGAATTTACTTCACAGCTAAATAAGTATAGAGATGCTATAAAAAATAATGCAGAATGAAATCACTGATTTTTCAGAAATGAATAAATTGATTCTAGAAAAAAAAT
The Candidatus Nanopelagicus limnes DNA segment above includes these coding regions:
- a CDS encoding DegT/DnrJ/EryC1/StrS family aminotransferase produces the protein MNINKCFEPHNSIGKKEMRAVKSVMRSGELSRFLGSKHPDFNGGKKIQEFEEKWASYFETNHALSVNSATSGLIAALGAIGIEPGDEVITSPWTMSATAMAILHWNAIPIFADIDPDTFCISATSIASKITPRTKAILAVDIFGQSCEMIEIMNLATRYKLRVISDTSQAPGALYQNKFAGTIADIGVFSLNYHKHIHTGEGGMVVTNNPDLAERIRLIRNHGESVIETDNSKNLINIVGYNFRMGEIEAAIGIEQLKKLKSIVNQRQENASEFNQILKDLPGIVTPKVPQENTHAYYVYPLKIVKDKMRVNKFILAEELKKNGILGISTKYQNLHLLPIFQQKIAYGSTGFPWTLETVKTDYSKGLCPIAEELQEVSYLGFYMGGYALKGQTSRKIANSMATVLAKYVK
- a CDS encoding Gfo/Idh/MocA family protein, whose amino-acid sequence is MQISTLVIGLGKMGMGYDLARSDSKSKLSHAGAVNNSRNFKLAAGVDSDSNVRKIFEKSFISRSFANVNEALTSTSPELAIISTPTQVRLSLVEELLGAKTLRVILIEKPLAKNVEEASKIIRLCQENGTKLFVNYMRNSSQGTLNFKEWLDKQDISGSFSGNIWYQGGLLNNGSHFVNLLEFLLGPADKFVRFNPRDFDDSDPDNPHGILLFPNGSVSVTPIECGGAKVNGFRIFFKDFSFELSREIGGFTVRNCINDIIFKNNSMLETMAQEFPIEIGELQTDVLNQINNYLSGKKFAVCSGERALQTISVLNPII
- the pseF gene encoding pseudaminic acid cytidylyltransferase, whose amino-acid sequence is MNSRIAVIPARGGSKRLPGKNIRTMEGIPLIGRTISLLLESNFFDEVFVTTDNQEIAKISKEFGATIPFLRDKNLSDDFTPTQPVISNFLSELSSKLAIDPEFCCCVYSSAFMLPKHVFSETFNLLTAKNDCDFVATILKYSHPIQRAMTLNKVTNAVTFLNPENLATRTQDLAETYFDAGQLYWGRSKAWKEMRPIFDKTTVGYPLELNSVVDLDSQDDWLKAEELFKVRNFQQ
- a CDS encoding formyltransferase family protein is translated as MNNSSLRFAVLTSTNFPLKEYIFAKLLSANLLPDVIFAKENGINQTDQGLLKNRFESLIRKSNNGNTSNMFSEVNIATFGDPEVQKILVEKDIKFAVNLGLGEKLKSKDLLELDMGVISCHPGRLPDYRGSMCPEWALLQGMPIYNSIFKMNHEYDEGPVLLEKEVVLNYPISYEDFRTKIFTEGVELLTEAISSLISSKLSTANFRDQGVGTTFRPMNSDTFNTIKERFFTIDTSSEESLE
- a CDS encoding N-acetyl sugar amidotransferase; this translates as MSFSLPIPNLQYCVRCCMPETNEGVAFDKFGQCYACISSEQKIRIDWVSRELELRKLLDHYKSLENDYDCIVPISGGKDSTFQLHVLTKVYKMRVLAVTFSHNWFTEVGKYNLQNAIEKFDVDHIMYTPSRNLVNRIARESLFTIGDSCWHCHAGIGAFPLKVAVDYKVPLLIWGESVSELSGRSTLGNPIIKFDRDYFLKVSSKVKAEVLVGESLNERELRPFVPPEAEVIENLGVVGIHLGDYLFWDDERQMEFVRDEYEWKQSKVEGTYKNYKSVECKMAGVHDYSKFLKRGFGRATDHASADIRAGLLTREQAFELIMQHDGKRPDALDFYLEITGFTENEFEIVLAKFRDGLKLRTMSEMEFTSQLNKYRDAIKNNAE